The Candidatus Methylomirabilota bacterium genome includes the window ATCAGCAACGTTCGGTCCATAGGACATAAGGCCCCCGGCATCGACATACTCCCGAAATGAGTACACCGTCGGCAGCCGGTTCTTTGCCGCCAGGTCCACGAGGCGTCTTCGCTCAAAGCTGAACATGGTGCTTCCCAACACAGTCAAAGCGCCTGCGCGCGCCCTGGTCATGTCCGCGAAGGCCCTGTCGATATCGGCGCGACCTCGCGCCTCAACGAATTGAAGCCGCACCCCCAGCGCCCGCGCCGCGACTTCTGCTCCCTTCAGCGTGTCCTTTTCCGTGCGTTCGCCAGCGGCGCCTGGCTGCCAGAGGACAGCGACCCGACTGATCCCCGGAACGGCCTGCTTGAGCAGTTCCAGACACTTGCCGACTAGCTCCGGGGCGAGGATGGACAACCCCGTGACATTGCCGCCCGGCCGCGCAAGGCTGGTGACGAGCCCGCTCCCAACCGGATCGGCAGCAACAGTGAAGACAATGGGGAGGGTTCTGGTCGCTCGCTTGGCGGCCAGGGCGCCGACTGTGCTTCCGGCCACGATGACATCAACCTTGAGCGCAATCAGTTCGGCCGCGAGAGCGGGGAGCCGCTCGAACTTCCCCCCGGCATCTCGGTATTCGATCACGAGGTTGCGGCCCTCGACGTAACCGAGGTCACCCAGTCCTTGACGGAAGGCCTCTGGCAGGTGGGGGCTAGCGGCCAGGTTGACCGCCAGGAAGCCTATTCGAGCGACCTTGGCCGCCTGCTGGGCCTCGGCCGCAACCGGGCTGAAGAGCCCAGCGAGCGCGAGGGTGATGCTGGAGGCGAGCCTCAGCCCTCTCATCTCGGCTCCGGGCCTTCGAACTTATTCCCGCGGCGCGTTCGGATTGGACCCACCTCCCTCTGGTCTCGTCCTCGAAGCCTAGCGGTCAACCGCGAGCCGCGCCAGCTCGCCTTGCCTTCTTCGCACGGGGTGTGGCGCGGCTCGTCGGCTGGAGTGCGCTGTTCGGCAGCCCTCCCTTTCCGCGGACCGCCCTCGTCGTGTTGAGAACCCCGCGAAGCGCTTCGTTGACAGCGTCGTCCGAAGGGAAAGCGGCTGCGACTTCGGGCTCTAGCAAGACCAAGTTGCTCCCCTTGCGCAGCCGTGCGACGTACTTGCCGCGGACGCCGCCCTTCATCGACGCAAAGTCGTACTCCGGTCGCAGATCGTCATCCTCGTGCCGATTAGCCTTGCTCATAGAATTCTCGCTCCTGCCTCGTCGCTCGACGGGCGCTGATGATGCGGATAGTATCGTTTCGCTCGGTGTGCGCCACAACCAGGATGTTGCCCCGCGTGGGCGCGCCGATTGTCAGGAAACGGGCGTCGTCCTCAGAGTGCACCTCGTCTGGAAACGTGGTCGAGAGTGGATCGGCCAGTACCGCAGCGGCCTCGTGAAAGCTGACACCGTGCCTCTTGAGGTTCGCCGCTGCCTTCGCCGGATCCCATTCGAACGGCACTCCAATAGTATACGGCCCGACGGGG containing:
- a CDS encoding ABC transporter substrate-binding protein yields the protein MRGLRLASSITLALAGLFSPVAAEAQQAAKVARIGFLAVNLAASPHLPEAFRQGLGDLGYVEGRNLVIEYRDAGGKFERLPALAAELIALKVDVIVAGSTVGALAAKRATRTLPIVFTVAADPVGSGLVTSLARPGGNVTGLSILAPELVGKCLELLKQAVPGISRVAVLWQPGAAGERTEKDTLKGAEVAARALGVRLQFVEARGRADIDRAFADMTRARAGALTVLGSTMFSFERRRLVDLAAKNRLPTVYSFREYVDAGGLMSYGPNVAD
- a CDS encoding BrnT family toxin: MPFEWDPAKAAANLKRHGVSFHEAAAVLADPLSTTFPDEVHSEDDARFLTIGAPTRGNILVVAHTERNDTIRIISARRATRQEREFYEQG